The DNA region TGATTTTTCTAGATCTACATCGACAATGATATTACCAACATTCCATTCTTTTCGATCAATATACATTTTTAGCGTGGCAGCTGTACAACTTGCTAGCGAAGTCGCCAAAATCTGATGTGGATCAAATCCTTTATTTTGCCCACCTTTATCAAATGGCTCATCTGTTACCAACTGATTATCGCCCGCAAAAATTTCTGTATAGAATTTTTCTTCGCCTAAAATGGCTTTTACTTGAATTCCCATTTTATTGATGTAATTTATAACTCAATGCACCGGAAGGGCATTTTTCAATTTGATTCATTAATTCTTTTGTTGTTGCATTCTCAATTTTTATCCAAGGCTTTTCTCTTGGGTTATATACTTTTGGTAAGGTTTTCACACATACCGCTGAGTGGATACAAACCGTTGGTTTCCAATATATGGTCATTTCTTCATTAGAATATTCATGTACATCCATGCAAATATATTTTCAATGAAATTACGTATTATTTATTAGACAAATGCATGATTAACTTGCTTTTGTATGGGGACGTGTAATTTTTAGTTTGCACCATTTTAATAATTGTATACAGGCTGTTATAGGCAGAAATATATAAATAACAATAAGAGAAATTAGTTTGATTTGCGTAGCGACACTTGAAATCTTTATTTCCGAAGCATTCAAATCGGGAAAAGTATGAAGCATTTGTAAAACGCAGAAATTTTCTATACAATCAAATACGGAAAAGCAAATACAAGCGATGAATAGGCATTTCCAAATGAAGGAATAATTCCATTTCTTCCAGGTATAACCAAAATAATTCCTTCCAAATGCAAGCAAAAAAAAGGGAAATGGAACGTCTAATAAAGTGAGAAATTGATATTTTGCTCTTCCTAAATTACCATATTCTGTAAATAAATGCTTTACAAATAAGAGATCGTATCCCTTAATTTGATAATCAAGTTTTGCTGTTTTGGAAAATTGTTCCAATGTAGATCCGAAGAATGTGAGTGCCAATGCATTGATCAAAAACAATACAAATGTGAGCATTACTTTTTTACGTGTAGACATATTTCAAAATTTTAAGGCAAAGGACGATTGAAATATCTGCGTACACATTTACATATGTAAAGATTTGATTTTTTTCCTTATTCTACTGAGTTGTGTCGGCGTGATGCCCAAGTATGATGCAATGTGATATTGTTGTACTTGGTTTTCAATATTAGGAAATTCCGATTTAAGGATATCATATCTTTTTTCTGCATCCAGCATCACCAATTCGATTTCTCGTTTTTCTTTTTGAACAAAATGCAATTGTGCAATTTTCTTTGCGAGTCTTTCTAATTCGATATTCTTACTACATAATTGTTCGAAATCGTGATATTTTGCTTCATATATATTGCAATCGCTTAGGGCCTGTTGATTTATTAAATTTTCCTTTTTCGTAATCAGCGAAGCGTATGCTCCAATAAAAGATGGTGCAGTAAAAAACGTTTTATTATACTCAATTCCGTCTTCGTTTCTATAAAATCCGCGAACCAAACCTTCTTGCAATATTCCAATTTTGGTTGCGATTTCTCCCTCTCGAACAAAAAAATCCAAATTGGATAGTCTTCTTTCTTTAAAAATATTTTGAAATTGTTGCCATGTTACTTCGGATAGAGGCGAAATATTATTAATATATTTTTTTAAATCATGCATTCGAAAAGTGTGTATTGAAACTTAAGGTTCTATGGTTTAAAATTATTGAAGCTATTAATATGTGAAGCTGAAATTTTGTTAAATTTGGAGTATTGGTTCTTATAATACAAAATACGAATCTATGGATTTTTCTAAAATCTCCCTAACCTTCGGAATGCACCGAGAAAAAGAAGTGATTTGGCTTGCTTTTGAGTATAACAAAGATTTGATTAATGAAATCAAACAACTATTGCCAACTGCAAAATGGAGTAGTACTCAAAAGAAATGGCATGTTCCTGATGATAATGCGGTGAGAGATTTATTGCACTTGCCCATGAAAGAATATATGGGAAAACGAGTAATGCCAAGACTGAGTTTCAATAATCAAGCACAGTTACAACGTATGATGGACGAGCTACGTCTGCGTGCCTATGGCGAACCAACTATCCGAACCTATAGTGTGGAGGTAGCTCAATTGATGTATTTGCTCAAAGAATTTCCAATACAAAACTTGACTTCTGAGCGTCTAAGAGCTTACTTGTTGTACTGTTTTGAAGTGGAAGGTATTTCTGTCAATCAGATGCATAGTCGATTAAACGCACTAAAATTTTACTTTGAAAAAGTATTGGGTAGGGATAAGTTTTTTATGGAAATACCAAGGCCACAGAAGCCTTCTAGTTTGCCCAAGGTATTTAGTGAAAAAGATATTGAGCGACTATTTGAAGTGATAGATAATCAAAAACATCGATTGATGTTACAACTTTGCTATGGAATGGGGTTGCGAGTGAGTGAAGTTGTGAGATTGAAAATTGCAGATATTGATAGTGGTCGTATGTTGGTTTTCATCAATAATGGAAAAGGAAAGAAAGATCGATATGTACCTCTTCCGGAATCTATTTTGGACGATTTGCGAAGCTATTATAGGGAGTACAAGCCAAATATTTACTTATTTGAAGGTGCCAATAGAGGACAATATGCCATAAGAAGTGTGCAAGGGGTTTTTCATACGGCGAAAGAGAAAGCAAAAATTCGTAAAAAAGTCGGGATTCATGGATTACGCCATAGTTATGCGACACATCTGTTGGAATATGGAACGGACATGAGTTTTATCCAAAAATTATTAGGACACAATAATATAAAGACCACTGAAGTGTATGCGAAAGTTTCCAATACACATCTCGCAAAAGTAAAAAGCCCATTAGATCGTATGAAAAAAAGCTAAGAACTATTTTTTCTTAGCCGAACAATCGGGTAAATGATTGAGTATTTTCCTACAAGCTTCTAATGCGCCACCAAATATAATATGTGAACCAAATTCCCACACATGCCAAGCTTTAGGCATTTGGCGGACTTTTCCTTGCATTCCCATCGCAGGCAAGGTTGTGCCATGCGTTAATGTCCACACCGCAATTCCTGCTGGTATTCCTTCTGCTGAGCTCACGGCTTTAGATTTTTTCGCGGCAATGGCATAGCCGACTCCGATTGCAGCGCCAAATACATAGTGCACGATTTTTAACGATGTAATTCGTTGAGATTTTGTCATAGGCTTTTTTGAAACCAGCGATTTTGTCTCTGCGACTAGTACGGCTGGTGGCATATTCTCAGGATGTCCATTGACATCAGCACCGTATAGTAGTTTTTGTTCGGGTGTTGGCTTCCATATTTTTTCTCCTAATTCTTGTAAAGGTGGTTCTACCAAAGATTTGATCCAAGAGGCAAATAATCCACTCGCTATACCAATGGCAATTTCTTTTCCGTATTTCATCGTGTAATATTTTAGGGTAAATAAATATTTAGTTTAAAGTTATTTTATTTTAAAGAAAGATTTTGTGAAAATTATTCCTTTGGCTTTAACCTTATGTTATCCAATAATAGGTACGAAATAGATTTGTTACATTTGCTAAGTAATTATTTAAATATAAAATTATTTCTATATAATGGTAGACGGCAAAAGAATTATAGTGACAGGTGCAGCAGGTTTTATCGGTAGTTGCATGGTGGAATATCTTAATGAGAAAGGATACGAAGATTTGATATTGGTGGATAATTTCGGAGAAGATGAAAAACGACCCAATTGGTCTGAAAAGAAATTTACCGAAATTGTAGAAAAAGAATTCCTTTTCGAATGGTTGACTACACATGCAGACGTGCCTTTGGCAGCGGTAATTCACATGGGCGCAAATTCCAGTACAACAGAATTTGACTATGAAGTTTTGAAAAAATGGAATGTGGAATATTCGCAAAAATTATGGGATTTCTGTACGGCAAATAAAATTCCCTATATCTACGCGTCTTCTGCGGCTACTTATGGCGATGGTGAATTGGGATATGATGATAATCATGAAGTTATTTACCAATTGAAACCATTGAATCCTTATGGTATTTCCAAAAATGAATTTGACAAATGGGCGTTAGAACAATCCACTACTCCAACTTTTTGGGCGGGTTTGAAATTTTTTAATGTGTATGGTCCGAACGAACAACATAAAGGTCGTATGGCAAGTGTAATTTCTCACGCATTTCACCAAATTAAGGAAAATGGGAAAGTGAAATTATTCAAAAGCTATAAAGAAGGTTATGCAGATGGTCAACAACTACGTGATTTCGTTTATGTAAAAGATTTGGTCAAAGTTATGTTTTGGATGTTGGACAATAGTTTGTTAGAAAATCCGATTCCTTCTGGTTTGTACAATGTTGGAACCGGACACGCACGTAGTTTTTACGATTTAGTGGACTCGACATTTAAAGCAATGGAGATCGATACAAATATTGAATTTATCGAAATGCCGATCGATATCAGGGATAAATACCAATATTTTACAGAAGCCAATATGCAAAAATTACATCAAGCTGGTTACAACGTACCATTTTACGAATTGGAAGATGGTGTGAAAGACTATGTTCAAAATTATTTAGCAACTGCAATTCAATACTAATATCAAGTAAGGCAATTAATCAAAATTTATGGCTCAAAAGATCGCAATTATTGGAGGTGGTAACCTTGGCGCTTCGATCGCAGAAGGTTTATTGGAAAGTGGATTTATTCGTGCAGAAGATCTAATCATTACGCGAAGAAATACGAAAGCATTAAATGCATTTGTAGAAAAAGGCATCCAAGTTGTTTCAGATAATAAGCAAGCGTTGGCATTTGCAGATTTTATATTGTTTGCAGTGAAACCCTTTCAGATAAAAGAAATTTTGACCGATTTATTGCCTTATTTGGATGCGGCAAAGCATACAATTGGAAGTGTAATTACTGGTATTTGGGTAAAAGATATTGTCGAAGTAATCGGTAATAATTTCACGATTTTTCGCATCATGCCGAATACTGCGATCGCTATTCGTCAGAGTATGACTTGCCTATGCGGACACAATGCTTCTGGAGATCAATTGGATTATGTTACACAAATGTTTGACCAATTAGGCAAAACTGTTGTAATTGAAGAAAAATTGATGGATGCTGCGACGGTTTTGGGTGCTTGTGGTACGGCGTATGCACTTCGTTTCATTCGTGCTAATATTCAAGGCGGTATTGAGATTGGATTTAGCGCGGCGGTCGCATCTCTGATCGCAGAACAAACTGCCAAAGGTGCTGCAGATTTGCTTTTGCAAAAAAATACCCATCCCGAACAAGAAATTGATAAAGTTACCACGCCAAAAGGCTGTACAATTGCAGGCTTAAATGAAATGGAACATCAAGGTTTTAGTTCGAGCGTAATTCAAGGAATAAAAGTTAGTTATGAAAAAATCGTAGGAGATAAATAGCTCAAAGCGAAATGTGAAAAGCAAAATTCTTTCTCAAATTTATAATTCATAACTTATCATTTATAATTCATTTTCATGTCTATTATAGTTGAACATTTAGTTAAAAAATACGGTACCCAAACGGCTGTCAATGATGTCAGTTTTCAATTGAAAAAAGGCGAAGTTGTTGGTTTTTTGGGACCAAATGGTGCGGGGAAAAGTACGACTTTGAAAATGATTACAGGTTATTTACAACCCGATAGCGGTAATGTCCAAGTTGCAGGAGTGGATATGTTGCAAAATCCAATTGCTGCTAAACGCAAAATTGGTTATTTGCCAGAGGCGAATCCTTTGTATTTGGATATGTATGTAAAAGAGTATTTGAATTTTATTGCCAAAGTGCATCAATTAGATAATATTCCAAATCGTATCGATCAAGTCGTTGAATTGGTAGGATTAGGTCCTGAAAAAGGTAAAAAATTACAACAATTATCCAAAGGTTATAAGCAACGCGCTGGCTTAGCGGCTGCATTGATACACGAGCCGGAAGTGTTGATTTTGGACGAGCCGACAAGTGGTTTGGATCCAAATCAAATAGTTGAAATAAGAAATGTAATCAAGGAGCAAGGCAAGAATAAAACGGTGCTTTTTTCTTCGCATATATTACAAGAAGTAGAAGCGGTTTGTTCGCGTATTTTGATATTGAATAAAGGTGTTTTGAAAACGGATCAATCTATTATAGAAAAGATGGAAAGTGCAGATACACAAGCTTTGATAAAGATTTCATTCAAAGAAATTATAGAGCCACAATGGTTGTTGCGACTGCCATCTGTAACGACAGCAGAAAAGGATAAAAAGAACGTGTGGCATATTACAACAGCGGATTTGGATGTGACGAGAAAAGAGTTGATGGCATTGGCACTCAATGAAAATTTTACCATTATTTCTATGGAAACAGGTAGCTTGGATTTGGAAAATACCTTCCGAGAAATGACAAAATAATTGATATGAAAAAGTCTTCCTTACACTTTTTAAGTTCCTTGGAAAAAAATAATCATAAAGAATGGTTTGATGCAAATAAGACGGATTACCAAGATGCAAAAGAAGATTTAATATTAACTGTTTCTGATATTTTGCGTCAATTTCAACAAAAAGATACTACATTGGCACAAGTGGAGGCCCAAAAAACGCTTTTTCGGATCAATCGAGATGTTCGTTTTAGCAAAAATAAAGCGCCTTATAAGACCAATCTTGGAGCAAGTATTAATGCTTCTGGACGTACGGGAAATTTGGCGGGTTATTATCTACATATTCAACCAGGTGGCAATAGTTTTTGTGGTGGTGGATTGTGGAATCCCGAACCCGAAGCGTTAGCCAAAGTGCGCCAAGAGATTGATTATAATTTGGAAGAATTTGAAGCGATCGTTGAAAATAAAGATTTTAAGAAACAATTTGGTGGCTTGGAAAGAGCAGAGGAATTTCTATTAAAACGAGAGCCTAAAGGATATACGAAAGACAATCCTGCTATTGAATTTTTAAAATTCAAATGTTTTATTGGGAGTCATCATTTGACGGATAAAATGGTACAATCAGAGGCGTTGGTTTCCGAAATTTTGCAATCATTTGAGGCAATATTTCCACTGATTCAGTTTTTAAATAGAGCAATTTTGGACTAATCGACCATTGCTTTTTTAGATAAATAAAAAATATTAAAACGAACTATGCCGTATTCAGTTGTTGTCAATGGAGAGGGAGAAAATTTAAGAGTGGATTTATTGGGAAATGAAGGTGTTGCTGCAGAGGTATTTGCCTTTGGCGCTATTTTGAATAAGTTTTCCATTGTTAAAGACGAAAAAGAAATCAATGTTATTGATGCATATTCCAATACGGAAGATGCGAAAAATAATATTACCAATGGTTTTCATGGAGCAAAATTGAGCCCATTTGTATGTAGATTGGCAAATAGTGCTTTTTCGTTTGAAGGTAAAGAATATCAAATAGACAAATTTAAAGATGGCGCATCCGCCTTGCATGGTTTGATGTTTGATGAGGTGTTCGAATTGGAAGATAAAATCTCTTCGGATGATTTTGCCATTGCCGTTTTTTCCAAAAAATATGATACAGATGTGAATGGATTTCCATTTCCATTTACCTTAAAAGTAAAGTATAAATTGGAAGGAAAATCCTTAACGATTGATACTTTTTTCAAAAATGAGGGCGACTCGGATATTCCATTTAATGATGGGTGGCATCCGTATTTTCAATTAGGAGATTCTGTCGATACTTTGGAAGGACGTTTTAAAAGTAAAGAATTGGCCGTTTTCGATGATACGCTTTTGCCAACGGGCGAATTTGTGCCTTATAGCGAGTTTGCTGATTTTCGCACATTTGAAGGTGTAGAATTGGATAATAGTTTTACTTTAATCGAAAATGACGAGCCTGCAATCGAGCTACGTGATAAACAAGTAGGCATCGAATTAAAGGTTTTCCCAGATAAAGGTTATCCAATTTTGCAATTGTACATACCGCCAAGTCGCAAAAGTTTGGCTGTTGAAAACTTAACCAGCATTCCTAATTCTTTTAATCATGGTATTGGTTTATTGATCGCCAAACCAGGAAAAGAATACCAGTTGTCGACAAAATATACATTAGAATTGATATAGTAAAAAAGCCTTGCAATGCAAGGCGCTTTTAATAATATTACCTTCCGAGATATCGAATCCTTCGAAAGGCAAACGACTATTGGTATCTGGCTTTGCAAAAGTTTATTTAAACTTTCGTTCCTCTTCTGTAATCGCTAAATTATTGATACTTGCATATCTTTTTGCCATCAAACCATTCTCATCAAATTCCCAATTTTCATTACCATATGCCCGAAACCAGTTACCATCTAAATCCATAAACTCATATTCGAATCTCACGGCTATGCGATTGTCCGTATGTGCCCAGTATTCTTTTTTCAATTTATAGTGCAATTCTTTCTTCCATTTTTCTGAAAGAAATTTTACAATTGCTTCTCGTCCATTTACAAATTGATCTCTATTTCTCCATTCACTATCAATAGTGTAAGCTTTAGAAATCTTCTCAGGATCTTGTGAATTCCAAGCATCTTCTGCAAATTGTATCTTCTGTAGTGCGGTCTCCAATGTGTATGGAGGTAGCGGAAATTTCTGTTCCATAATTTAATGTATTAGGTTGTTTATAATTATTTTGGATTTTTCTATTAGTTCGTTGGATTTAAACATTTTACTTTCTATAATGCAGCTCTCGAAAAGGAGATAAATGTGATCTGATACAATTTCATCTTCTATAATTGAATTGAAAAATACGCGGAGGTCTTTTTTATGCTGCTGAATAGGCCTTAAAATTTTCACATTATCATTGGGGATTTCAGATAAAATATTTAAAAAACTACAGCCTCGAAAATTCTCCTTTTGATTCATATAAATTAAAAAATCAAAAGATGAAATCACTTTGGATTCAGTGTCTTCTTTGCCTTTTGTGAAATTTTGAAGTTCATTGAACCAATAAGTGTGTCTTGCATCTAGGAAAGCAACACAAAGGTCTTCTTTGGACTTAAAATGCTGATAAAAACTAGCTTTTGCGACACTTGCCTCAGCAATTATCTGATTAATTCCCGTGGAGTTGTAGCCTTGATTAGCAAAGAGGTCTGATGCTGTCTCTAGAATCCTATTTTTTGGTGATGACATAAAATTAAATTTTGACAGCACGAAGATAGGATAATATTTTAAGTGAACAGACAAGTCTGTATGTTTCTTTTAAAAAAATTATATTTAGTTCTATCAGAGAGACTGTAAACTAAAATCTGAGTGGTATAAATTAAAGGAAAAGACAAGTATAGAAACTGCTATAGAACCCAAATAGGAAAAGACTTAACAAGCTAGTTATTATCGAGAGTCCGTAATTAATTTTCAAATGATCATCTTTTGCACCAATGCAAAAGATGACCGTTTTTCTTACTTCAAAAATGGATTATTTGTTTTTTCGTATCCAATCGTAGTGGGTTCGCCGTGGCCAGGATAAACAACGACATCGTCTGGAAGTGTAAATAATTTCGTACGAATACTATTCAACAATGTTTGTGTGTCGCCGCCAGGAAGATCTGTACGGCCTATGCTATTTTTAAATAAAACATCGCCGCCGATGATAAATTTTTGTTTTTCGTTATAAAAACCAATACTTCCAGGACTATGTCCTGGCACAAAAAAAATCGAAAATTCATCTTCTCCCAATTGCAATTTATCTTGGTCGGTTACAAAATGTAACTCCCCGTCGTAAGGATTAAATTTTAATCCAAATCTAGCACCTGAAGCCGCTGCATTTTCTAAAACAACAAGATCTTCTTTATGTAATTTTGGTTCCAATTGAAATTGATCATGTATATATTTCATTCCCATTACGTGATCAATGTGTGCGTGAGTCAACCAAAGTTGTGTGGGTTGCAATTGATTTTTTTCAAGCGTTTCTTGTAAGACAATATTTTCTTCTGGGAAATACATTCCTGGATCAATGATGACTGTTTGTTTATTTTCGTTTGCAAGCAAATATGTATTTTCTTGAAATGGTCCGAAGGTATGTTGGAATATTTGTATCATAATTGACTTGGTATTATAAATTCTATTTCTCCAAAATTAAAAAATTGTAATTGTTCTTTTACTTGGATAACTAATTTACCATCTTTCTGTGCAGATTGGATTTTACCTTCGAAAATCTCGCCGTTTTCTCTTTTGCGAAAAGATAAAATTTCATCTTTTTTGTAAAGTAGTTGATTATAAATGGACAACAAGTAATCAAACCCTAATTGATTTAATTGTTGCCAACGTGTTTCCATTTTTTCACATAATTGTTTGGCGAGTGCAACTGTGTCAAAATCTTTCCCTGTGAGTAATTTTAGTGATGTTGCTTTTTTTTGAATAACCTCTTCAAAATCAATTTGATTTACATTTATGCCAATTCCAGCAACGGTCCACTGCCATTTATTACCTTTTACTAGACTTTCCGTTAAAATGCCTACTGCCTTTTTGTCACCAAAATAGATATCATTAGGCCATTTAATTTTTAACATTTCATCGTAATAATCATATAAAAGATCATAAGTGGCCAATCCAGATAAAATAATTATCTGAAATTGATATTGCAAGGAAAGCGCAGAGGTATCTATAATAAAGGATATCGCAATGTTTTCACCTGAATGGTCTTTCCAGGCTTTACCCCGCTGTCCTTTGCCTGCACTTTGATGGTGCGCAAATACGGCGATTCCGTGTGTAGCTTCTTCACTATTGGCAAATGCCATGGCATAATTGTTGGTACTTTCTACCTCCTTAAGCTCAAGAAATATTTGTCCAATGGAATGTTTTGTAGGTACTAAAGACAAAGAATTACTATTTTTGATGCGAATATAGCATAGATATCAAAAATCGTTAGACAGATTAGGTAGCTTATTAATTTTAAATTCATTTAAATTAGAATATTATTTGGCAACAACTACAACAGCAAAAAAAGTTTCGGATACGACTAAAGTAAGCAAGTCCACTAAGCTTGCAAAAAACTCCAAACTCTATAAAACGATAATAAGCGCAATCGATGATAAAAAAGGGGAAGAGATACTATCTTTAGATTTAAGAAAGATAGAAGTGGCTTCTGCTGATTTTTTTATCGTGTGTGAAGCATCTACAGGTGTGCAACTTAAAGCCATCTGTGATAATATTGAAAAGGAGGTCTGGGAGGAATGTGGAGAGCATCCGTACAAGATAGAAGGTCTGAATAATATGGAATGGATTATTGTCGATTACGTAAATATAGTCGTTCATATAATGCTACCAGATATTAGGAAGTATTACAGGCTAGAGGAAATGTGGAGCGATGGGGAGTCTGTTTAATTTATTTTAAATACCACGAACTATTTCGTAACTAAGTTATTATATATTATTTAAAAGATATTTTTAGAAGATATTAAATCTGTATGGCACAGGAAAACAAGCAATTGAAACCAAATTTTGGTAAAGGCAATAACAACAAACCAGGTAATAAAGGACCTAAGATCAGCATTTATTGGATTTATGCATTGATTGGAATTTTACTTATAGGTTACAGTTTATTTCACAAAGACATTCCAAATATAGCACGCACATCTATTCAGAATTTTCAGGAAAATATGTTGGCTCCGGGCGACGTAGAGAAAATTTCTGAAATCAGCGATAAGAATGTAGTTCAAGTCTATATTAAAAAAGACAGCTTATTTAAAGCAACGTATCAGAAAAATTTCCCTGGAATCAAAGACAATCAAGGTTCGCCTTTATTCCAATTTCAGGTAACGGATTGGCCTAGTTTTCAACAAAGTATGCGTGACTTCTATACTGCGAATCCTACAGTTGCAAAAGCAACAGAAGTCGTAGATACGGATAATCCTTGGTATGCGAATCCGATTGTAAACATTATACTTCCTGTATTGATGTTTGCTGCTATCTGGTTATTATTCATGCGAAAAGTTGGCGGCGGTGGCGCTGGTGGTGCTGGAGGTGGTATTTTCAATATCGGTAAATCGAAAGCACAATTATTCGAAAAAGGAACCAAAGTTAATATCACATTCAAAGATGTAGCTGGTCTTGATGAGGCAAAAGTGGAAGTGATGGAAATCGTTGATTTCTTGAAAAGTCCGAAAAAATATACCAATTTGGGTGGTAAGATTCCTAAAGGTGCATTATTAGTTGGCCCTCCGGGAACTGGTAAAACTTTATTGGCAAAAGCAATGGCTGGCGAAGCGCAAGTTCCATTCTTTAGCGTAAGTGGATCTGATTTCGTTG from Rhizosphaericola mali includes:
- a CDS encoding OsmC family protein; the encoded protein is MGIQVKAILGEEKFYTEIFAGDNQLVTDEPFDKGGQNKGFDPHQILATSLASCTAATLKMYIDRKEWNVGNIIVDVDLEKSPETNSATFTRTISFSSFHPDEEQLKKILLIAEKCPVHKTLTGNIAINTKINADA
- a CDS encoding (4Fe-4S)-binding protein codes for the protein MDVHEYSNEEMTIYWKPTVCIHSAVCVKTLPKVYNPREKPWIKIENATTKELMNQIEKCPSGALSYKLHQ
- a CDS encoding Crp/Fnr family transcriptional regulator — translated: MHDLKKYINNISPLSEVTWQQFQNIFKERRLSNLDFFVREGEIATKIGILQEGLVRGFYRNEDGIEYNKTFFTAPSFIGAYASLITKKENLINQQALSDCNIYEAKYHDFEQLCSKNIELERLAKKIAQLHFVQKEKREIELVMLDAEKRYDILKSEFPNIENQVQQYHIASYLGITPTQLSRIRKKIKSLHM
- a CDS encoding tyrosine-type recombinase/integrase produces the protein MDFSKISLTFGMHREKEVIWLAFEYNKDLINEIKQLLPTAKWSSTQKKWHVPDDNAVRDLLHLPMKEYMGKRVMPRLSFNNQAQLQRMMDELRLRAYGEPTIRTYSVEVAQLMYLLKEFPIQNLTSERLRAYLLYCFEVEGISVNQMHSRLNALKFYFEKVLGRDKFFMEIPRPQKPSSLPKVFSEKDIERLFEVIDNQKHRLMLQLCYGMGLRVSEVVRLKIADIDSGRMLVFINNGKGKKDRYVPLPESILDDLRSYYREYKPNIYLFEGANRGQYAIRSVQGVFHTAKEKAKIRKKVGIHGLRHSYATHLLEYGTDMSFIQKLLGHNNIKTTEVYAKVSNTHLAKVKSPLDRMKKS
- a CDS encoding DUF1440 domain-containing protein, producing the protein MKYGKEIAIGIASGLFASWIKSLVEPPLQELGEKIWKPTPEQKLLYGADVNGHPENMPPAVLVAETKSLVSKKPMTKSQRITSLKIVHYVFGAAIGVGYAIAAKKSKAVSSAEGIPAGIAVWTLTHGTTLPAMGMQGKVRQMPKAWHVWEFGSHIIFGGALEACRKILNHLPDCSAKKK
- the rfaD gene encoding ADP-glyceromanno-heptose 6-epimerase, yielding MVDGKRIIVTGAAGFIGSCMVEYLNEKGYEDLILVDNFGEDEKRPNWSEKKFTEIVEKEFLFEWLTTHADVPLAAVIHMGANSSTTEFDYEVLKKWNVEYSQKLWDFCTANKIPYIYASSAATYGDGELGYDDNHEVIYQLKPLNPYGISKNEFDKWALEQSTTPTFWAGLKFFNVYGPNEQHKGRMASVISHAFHQIKENGKVKLFKSYKEGYADGQQLRDFVYVKDLVKVMFWMLDNSLLENPIPSGLYNVGTGHARSFYDLVDSTFKAMEIDTNIEFIEMPIDIRDKYQYFTEANMQKLHQAGYNVPFYELEDGVKDYVQNYLATAIQY
- the proC gene encoding pyrroline-5-carboxylate reductase is translated as MAQKIAIIGGGNLGASIAEGLLESGFIRAEDLIITRRNTKALNAFVEKGIQVVSDNKQALAFADFILFAVKPFQIKEILTDLLPYLDAAKHTIGSVITGIWVKDIVEVIGNNFTIFRIMPNTAIAIRQSMTCLCGHNASGDQLDYVTQMFDQLGKTVVIEEKLMDAATVLGACGTAYALRFIRANIQGGIEIGFSAAVASLIAEQTAKGAADLLLQKNTHPEQEIDKVTTPKGCTIAGLNEMEHQGFSSSVIQGIKVSYEKIVGDK
- a CDS encoding ATP-binding cassette domain-containing protein; its protein translation is MSIIVEHLVKKYGTQTAVNDVSFQLKKGEVVGFLGPNGAGKSTTLKMITGYLQPDSGNVQVAGVDMLQNPIAAKRKIGYLPEANPLYLDMYVKEYLNFIAKVHQLDNIPNRIDQVVELVGLGPEKGKKLQQLSKGYKQRAGLAAALIHEPEVLILDEPTSGLDPNQIVEIRNVIKEQGKNKTVLFSSHILQEVEAVCSRILILNKGVLKTDQSIIEKMESADTQALIKISFKEIIEPQWLLRLPSVTTAEKDKKNVWHITTADLDVTRKELMALALNENFTIISMETGSLDLENTFREMTK
- a CDS encoding DUF2461 domain-containing protein; its protein translation is MKKSSLHFLSSLEKNNHKEWFDANKTDYQDAKEDLILTVSDILRQFQQKDTTLAQVEAQKTLFRINRDVRFSKNKAPYKTNLGASINASGRTGNLAGYYLHIQPGGNSFCGGGLWNPEPEALAKVRQEIDYNLEEFEAIVENKDFKKQFGGLERAEEFLLKREPKGYTKDNPAIEFLKFKCFIGSHHLTDKMVQSEALVSEILQSFEAIFPLIQFLNRAILD
- a CDS encoding aldose 1-epimerase, which translates into the protein MPYSVVVNGEGENLRVDLLGNEGVAAEVFAFGAILNKFSIVKDEKEINVIDAYSNTEDAKNNITNGFHGAKLSPFVCRLANSAFSFEGKEYQIDKFKDGASALHGLMFDEVFELEDKISSDDFAIAVFSKKYDTDVNGFPFPFTLKVKYKLEGKSLTIDTFFKNEGDSDIPFNDGWHPYFQLGDSVDTLEGRFKSKELAVFDDTLLPTGEFVPYSEFADFRTFEGVELDNSFTLIENDEPAIELRDKQVGIELKVFPDKGYPILQLYIPPSRKSLAVENLTSIPNSFNHGIGLLIAKPGKEYQLSTKYTLELI
- a CDS encoding nuclear transport factor 2 family protein, with product MEQKFPLPPYTLETALQKIQFAEDAWNSQDPEKISKAYTIDSEWRNRDQFVNGREAIVKFLSEKWKKELHYKLKKEYWAHTDNRIAVRFEYEFMDLDGNWFRAYGNENWEFDENGLMAKRYASINNLAITEEERKFK
- a CDS encoding TetR/AcrR family transcriptional regulator; translated protein: MSSPKNRILETASDLFANQGYNSTGINQIIAEASVAKASFYQHFKSKEDLCVAFLDARHTYWFNELQNFTKGKEDTESKVISSFDFLIYMNQKENFRGCSFLNILSEIPNDNVKILRPIQQHKKDLRVFFNSIIEDEIVSDHIYLLFESCIIESKMFKSNELIEKSKIIINNLIH
- a CDS encoding MBL fold metallo-hydrolase, with translation MIQIFQHTFGPFQENTYLLANENKQTVIIDPGMYFPEENIVLQETLEKNQLQPTQLWLTHAHIDHVMGMKYIHDQFQLEPKLHKEDLVVLENAAASGARFGLKFNPYDGELHFVTDQDKLQLGEDEFSIFFVPGHSPGSIGFYNEKQKFIIGGDVLFKNSIGRTDLPGGDTQTLLNSIRTKLFTLPDDVVVYPGHGEPTTIGYEKTNNPFLK